Proteins from a single region of Anser cygnoides isolate HZ-2024a breed goose chromosome 18, Taihu_goose_T2T_genome, whole genome shotgun sequence:
- the LOC136786305 gene encoding uncharacterized protein has translation MEKELIIPLSHPVRLEDATRTQVLWIAGDKFTVRESKRARMKYTASQCGGKRLSPSTDPGSQKGNYSATAQSSDSEKPTSSICSPRRDGWTDRRTPLFALPARGRGERPGREPHRSPPPGSPAQQFNKVCFPARAPFGGCHRGKWLSPSVCGCRFRSGVGVEGGGWPRVHRPLDADDPSECGASPAGWGGSSLLSLLPVLGGLLCVAGAACRGASGEGAGGSRQDPQGRGWRCGGRVLGDWRLGQGKPRRGWHGVAGTGLWVLGCRWGSLGLALCCLQCQAARSTIAPASRELWSLRSEHPVAHVGFVVIISLPFLSR, from the exons atggagaaggaattgATTATACCTCTGTCTCATCCTGTGAGACTGGAAGATG caacaaggacacaggttctttggatcGCCGGCGATAAATTCACTGTCCGCGAAAGCAAGCGAGCacgcatgaaatacacag CGTCCCAGTGCGGGGGGAagaggctcagcccgtcgactGATCCTGGAAGTCAGAAAG GCAATTACTCCGCAACTGCCCAAAGCAGCGACAGTGAGAAGCCCACTTCCAGCATCTGCTCCCCACGCAGggacggatggacggacagacggacgccGCTCTTTGCCTTGCCcgccaggggaaggggagaacgACCGGGCAGGGAGCCCCACCGCAGCCCCCCTCCCGGGAGTCCTGCACAGCAGtttaataaagtttgctttccgGCCCGTGCCCCCTTTGGTGGTTGCCATCGGGGGAAGTGGCTGTCGCCGTCTGTGTGTGGGTGCAGGTTCCGTAGCGGGGTGGgtgtggaggggggggggtggccccGTGTCCACCGGCCGCTGGATGCTGACGACCCCTCGGAGTGCGGGGCCAGCCCTGCCGGGTGGGGGGGCAGCTCGCTGCTGTCTTTGCTCCCCGTGCTGGGGGGACTGCTCTGTGTGGCGGGGGCTGCTTGCAGAGGCGcaagtggggagggggctgggggttcccggcaggacccccagggcaggggatggCGTTGTGGAGGCCGGGTCCTGGGGGATTGGCGGCTGGGGCAGGGAAAGCCCAGGcgggggtggcacggggtggcAGGCACAGGTCTgtgggtgctgggctgcaggtggggaagcctggggctggctctgTGCTGTCTGCAGTGTCAAGCCGCCAGGAGCACCATTGCCCCAGCAAGCCGGGAGTTGTGGTCATTGCGCTCTGAGCATCCCGTTGCCCATGTTGGGTTCGTTGTTATTATCTCCCTGCCTTTTTTGTCCCGATAA
- the LOC136786606 gene encoding uncharacterized protein, producing MQQPRVVKTPAATIKDADTHARILFHLPDQNSEHPAKQQPVPNYSANSLAEAGSPCNAPLTAPPSKPLVLGIKVQQTTTQPPTHTPPPAPTTPTSRPLLHRSSPPSRGSTRRPRPLLGAPVAAATPERPAAASPGPPSGPFGPPRARFARPRAKFACPAPGTASPSPRLAARVPRPPSPCARPPLRADWRSSASSERSPRPFVLPPSPPLRRDLHAPPISPEPRRRPPPHWPGPRAARPGGTEQRRGTCARPAGPGQAGGLSPARKARQKAAAGGGPPTLRSAPADASGARHGAAGLGPARRPGERSRRTRRGCER from the coding sequence atgcaacaaccaaggGTCGTCAAAACTCCTGCTGCTACGATCAAGGATGCAGATACGCACGCCAGGATCCTTTTCCATTTACCAGACCAAAATTCTGAACATCCCGCGAAGCAACAGCCGGTTCCTAATTActctgccaattcactggcaGAGGCGGGAAGCCCCTGCAACGCTCCACTTACAGCCCCACCCTCCAAACCACTAGTGCTGGGCATTAAAGTGCAGCAAACGACCACCCAGcctcccacacacacaccccctccCGCGCCCACCACCCCTACCTCACGGCCGCTGCTCCACCGCTCGTCCCCGCCCTCCCGGGGCTCAACCCGCCGCCCTCGCCCACTCTTGGGCGCTCCGGTCGCAGCCGCGACCCCcgagcgccccgccgccgcgtcGCCGGGGCCTCCCAGCGGCCCCTTCGGGCCCCCGCGCGCCCGATTCGCTCGGCCCCGCGCGAAATTTGCATgccccgcccccggcaccgcctCTCCCTCCCCGCGGCTCGCCGCCCGCGTGCCCCGCCCACCGAGCCCCTGCGCCCGACCTCCGCTCCGCGCTGATTGGCGCAGCTCGGCCTCCTCCGAGCGTTCGCCCCGCCCCTTcgtcctccctccctcccctcccctccggcgTGATTTGCATGCCCCGCCCATCTCCCCggagccgcgccgccgcccgccgcctcatTGGCCGgggccccgggccgcccgccccggcggcACCGAGCAGCGCCGCGGGACCTGCGCGcggccggccgggccgggccaggcCGGGGGGCTCTCGCCGGCAAGGAAGGCCCGGCAGAAGGCTGCCGCCGGCGGGGGCCCTCCGACCCTCCGTTCAGCGCCTGCGGACGCCTCCGGAGCGAGgcacggggccgcggggctcggcccggcgCGGCGACCGGGGGAGCGCAGCCGCCGCACGAGGAGGGGCTGCGAGCGCTGA